The following nucleotide sequence is from Anopheles stephensi strain Indian chromosome 3, UCI_ANSTEP_V1.0, whole genome shotgun sequence.
CTTTGTTTCAAGCCAGCTTAACCATTGTGTCCAGTTGCTATAGGGGGCATAAGCCACTTTGGGGTGGGTGCTTGTATTGCATCTTGTTCTTATTtcgtgtgtatttgttttttggtttgaatATGAGAATAATATTGGAAAATAATTAACtataaattcaacaaaaatttATAGCAACTTTAGAGCAAGAAATAAGTCCTCTTACCTTTAATCTTAGTAAATTGGATTACCATTATAGCAACTGGACAGCAAGCAATAATCAGTTCACCTACTAAAACCCTTAGTAAATCTGCCTTTGTAATTGCTGGTGACTCAATAGCAACTGGACACAGCTTCAATATCCTTTGCATGTTAAATACTCAAGGCCCTCCCTCccccagaagaaaaaagggaacggtGACGGTGGAACAAAGTTTTCTTAATTTGGCATAAACGATCCACCACTACCACTGCTCTAGGACGTTGTATGTGTGCTGCCGCCTTTGAATATACACGTATAGGGAATCCCGGTCGCCATTATTACACATTACAGGAACGGCAAGCAGTATGCATTAGTTAAGGACATCCTCGAGCAGCAGCGCGTTGATCCCGAgatgcacacatacataccATTCAACATATCTACTAATGAAGGGTGGACACAGAAAGGAAGGCCGAAAAACTACGGATAAATACTAGAAcgagaagaaaatattaattaaaatcagCTTTAAAATAAGTAAGGCAGCagcgaaaagcaaaacaggATCAACCGAACGCAACTTAACGGAGTCAAAAACTAAACCAGAACCTCCaggcagacaaaaaaaaccgactgGTTGGACAAACATATACTATTAGCAtttaatacaacaaaaaaaaataatacaacaaACGCAGAAAGTAAAAGCCAAGAAGAATCTCTTACCAACAATCTAGCGGAACGATCAAGAGAGGATTCTTAACTTAAGCCGTAACCCTCCCATTGTACCATTCATTACCGTGTTACAATATTTTAGCTGCCTACCTTTAATAAGCCGATACcgtataaaataattattcttaaagacaaaaaccacacaacaacaaacaaacaagcaaaaaagaaaacggccGAGAAACCACACTTAGGAGGACCAGTTTGTTAACTTAGCAGAAAACCAAAAGGAGCAAAACAGGTGAACGTTTTAGCCAGCCACAGTTCGGATTTCTAGTATGTTAAGCagcgaaagcaacaaaaaagcgaacgaaaaaggaattgtgaaaacagaaaaaattaaacgaaCAAATCAAGCCAAAgcagagcaacaaaacaaaagcgacgGAAGGAAGGGACCGACCGTTAATTGCATGCCAGTAAGAAGAGTGATTATCGCTAGCAGCCCCGACACAGCGATCAAAAGGAAGTGTGAATTGCGTTTTCCGACCGGTAAACCGATACATTAACGTACAATAATTTGTTTCAGGAAACAGAATCAGAAAAAAAGCGGCACAGAATCACCTCGAATGAAAGCTTCCGggtatttttaaaacaaatttaagcgACAAGGAATATGCTAAGGACGCACAAGCCAGggagacagagagacagagagagagagagagcgaaggCTTTGAATTGCTGTGTGAATGCTGTTGCCCCCAATGTTTTTGATTGCCCCcttaatttcatttcattttactCACGCTATCGAGAGCCGACTTGTCTACTGGGTCATCGATGCGGTTCGAAAGCTGCTAAAGTGGGCTAGACTAACTCTCTTTACTCAGCGGGCGAGCAGGCAGGCTTAAGCACTTGGATTAAGGGGGGGGAAAATTGACTTGTGACATAATAACTACTAAATACTAAAACTAAAATagatcaaaacaaaacggaaacatTGAATAATCAAACAGGAAAGGAGCGAGAACAAAACGAGGAGAAAACAGAACCACACGGGTAGTGTGAATCTGCGGCGTACTAGAAACATtaaggggtcaaccaagagggacgctttttttgcattaaacaagagaaacgaaacaaagaTGTGTGCTGTTTTAAGCATATAAATAAGGGTAACGAGCTATGTGTGTGGACAGCACCTCTAtcctgctgccgctgccgctgccgacACCGCGGAACACCTCTCGCAGCATCACAGATCGGGCCACACAAAAGTAAGGCAAAGAaagcaggaagaaaaacacacaaaaattgCATTCATAAGTAACAATTAGTAAAGGgtttaaaagaaaaagtaagCTAGTAGTAATATCTGGAAACTGGAACCATAAAGCGGGGGAGCGGATTAAAAGTGAAATGCGCgctatttaataaaatttaattacactTTCTCAAGTccgctgtttttgttttgttttattgttacCGAACAATCACCACTATCGCCGCTCCATCCGATACATCTCCGAGCCCTTGCGGGCTAGCTGATCCGCCCGCTCGTTCCCGAGGATGCCGCAGTGTGCATCCACGTGGTTCCACTTGATTTCGATGTCGCCCGCACTCAGCTCGCGCTCGAGCTCCACAAAGTCAGTCTTGTTCTTTACCGGCCCACCGCTGGCCAGTGTCCAGTTGCGCTTCTTCCATCCCGGGAGCCACTTCGTGATGGAGTTGATCAGAAACTGTGAGTCGGTGTTGATGACCAGCCGCCGGATGCCTTGCTGCCGGGCGAGCCGGATCGCCATCGAAGCGGCCTGTATTTCGCCACAATTGTTTGTCGCTCGGCCACTCACCGGTTTCGATGTGTTCCTacagtgtgagagagagagagaggaaaaatcCAAAGAGAGCGGTCAGCTCCGTTCCTTGCTACTAATCCGCAACCAGCCAGCTACTCTTACAAAGCGTGTCCTTCGGCAAAGTAAACGCCAAGACCGGCGACTGCCCGCGCTGTCCCGTTTCCCTCGCACGACCCGTCCGTATACACGTGCACAAAGCCCGCATCATCCTGCAGAAAGCTGTACTCGCCGTACTTTACCATTTTGCTCACCGGCGCACTCGGAACTTCCTCGAGCAGAATCGTTTTCTTCGCTTGCTTACTCGCTGGCGGTTTAGCTGCCCCGGTCGTCGCGCTCGTGGAAGCACTTCGCTTTCCCTTCCAGTTTGCTGTCGGCTGCTTGTTGCCGGCCGTCAGAACACTGGCGCTGGTGGGCAACCCGGAATTGGCCGTGATGAAGCTTTGGGCTTCAGCCTGTGTGGGGAACTTCTTGAACCGGGCACCGGTGAACCCGTTTACCTGGGCTTGGCATTCTGGCCTAGAAAGAGAGCGCAACCGAATAAGCATTTCGTTGCTACGATGCGTATTTCGCGTGCTGTTTACCAAGTTGAGAATATGCCCACCTGGCGTCCTTTGGCAACCGCGTAGTACGGCATCGTTGGAAGCAGTCGGCGGAACAGCGACCGCGGTACAAGATACATGTGCACAGCTGCACAGGATAATGGCGCGAACTCCGGTCCGGGAGTGGAAAGCGACTCGAAAGCGAACGAGCTGGAAGCGTCGTTCAAAacaattgtttgtttacattcggCGAAAATGACAGTTGGTAGCCCAGCTGACGTAACTTAATAAGGCAGGGTTAACAAGGTGTTGGTGAGACGCAATTGTACGCAAGTCCCGGTTCACTGGTATCTCCTCTGTCGGTAAATTATATTTCCAATTTCATTCGCTCTCGTTGACTGcgtttacaaaacaaaaggccATCCGGTAGTGCTACTATAAAACAACTAGCTAAAATATGGTAAAGCCGGTTTAAAGGAAAGGCGAGCTCGATAGGTCTAAGATTTCAGCTAATCGTAGGGTTTGTTGTGGCTTTAATTATCATTTCTCCCTCCCGGAGTGTCTATCGAAACAGCGTCAACCGCCGATTGCCCGGAAACCGTCCTTCGTTTGCCAGCGCCGTGTGGATGTCCTTAACCTCCGGAATACCCTTAATTTCTCCGCGCGCTGCTAGTGCAGGAGCCGACAGGAGCATCTTCCTAGCCACGTTCTGGACATCTTCGGCGGTAATTTTTTCTGCAATGACAAAAAGCGCCTTATAAGAGGATTGAGTCGCTTCCTCAAGATGGAAAAGCTTACCGATTTCTTGAATGAAATGTTCCGGCCGTCGACGCTCGCCAGTCGCCAgcacctgtcgaccgatgtcCTCGAACACAACCGGTCGCGCCTCAAGGTTCATCAACAGCATCGACTGCAGCTGCGTCTTGGCACGCCGCAGCTCCTGATCGCCCGGCCGCGCCTGCATCGTGTACAGTTCGCGCGTGATGACCTCCACAAGGCTGCGCACGTGCGTCGGTGGTGCGGTGGCGTGAATGCAGAACAGTCCCGTATCGCCGTACGCGTGGTTGTACGCGGTCGCACTGTACATCCAGTGGTACCGGTTGAGCACGTTCGTGTAGAGCCGCGTGTACATGCCCTTGCCGGGGCCGCCGGCCGAGAACGATCCACCACCGCCCATCATCATGTTCAGGACGCAGGCGGCAATGAAATCTTTGTCCTGGTGCGAGCATCCCTTCAATCCGATCACGACGTGCGCGAGCTCGGGAAGACCGACGGCCGCATACACCGGGATGGCACACTCTTCCAGCTTCGAGCCTCCGGTGTACTGCGCAACGGATGTGTCCACTCCCTTCGGGTGGGGCGATTTGCTTTTCTCGTTTTCCCAGGTGGCCGAACCCTGCGCAAAGTAGCGCTCCGCTAGCCGGACCAGCTCATCGTGCGGAACCCCCACACCGGCCAGCACCATACGCTCCGGGGTGTGGTGCAACCCCAGATAGGACAGCAACGTATCGCGGGTAATCTTCGGAACATTCTCCGACGGGCACAGCTTCGGGAATCCGAGCGTATTGTCACGGTAGGCGGCCGCGTGCACCATGTCCATCACAATCGGTTCCTGTTCCGGGCGCATGCCGAGCGTTTCCAGGTCGAACTGTACCGCCTGCCGGGCCAACTCCACTTCGTCCTCCGATAGCTTCGGCCGCAACACAACCTCCGAGAGGATGCGCGTCACCGATTCCAACCCTCGACTGTCCGCGCTGGCCGCGTACACAAACGTATCCCGGGTGCTCTGACAGTCGCAAATTCCTCCGTGCCGTTCAAGCTCCCGGAAGATTACATCACGCTCCCCATACTCGGAGGTCGACTGAAAGGCAAGCTTCTCCAGGAAGTGAGAAATGCCGCTCGGGTAGGCCAGCTCGTACCGTGGCCCCGAATCAATCACCACCCCGACCGTACAGAACTGTCCGAACCGGTTCTCCGACGCTACGCGCAACCCGTTGCTGAGCCGTGTGACTTGCGTGACATTTTTCTGATCTCCCGGCCGGGCATACTGTACCGGGGGCAGATCGGGAATGGGTTGCGATAGGGGCGGGAGCGGCGTAACGATATCCTTCGACGGCACGTTGATCGTTGTCCCGTCCGGATCGCTTGCCCGGCCGCCCGACGATTCACTTGCAAACGTTCGCCAGTGTGTTGCGGTGCCGTAGCTAAAagggcaaaaggaaaaaaggcaaacattaTCGCGCAGTTATTGTGGAGTGCGCGGCGGGGGTTTTCCCGTCCCGACCACCAGTCGTCAGCCGCATTACGCTACCATTTGTTCAGCAGGAGTCGCTTGCTAAGCGCACGCACATTATACGGCAAGGACATCCTGTAGCGCTTCGTACCGTATCGCGTTCGTTTCTCTTTTTCACTGAAATTAACACAAATTCACGGTCGATAACGTGCCCGCAACTTCTGGACTTTGTTTTGTAATTGCAAGTAGCGAACTCCGACGGGTGTAAACGCACGTGATTTGAAGGTTTTCGAAAATGTCACGAAGAGCGCACGAGCGACGGAGCGATTGGATTGTGGTGCCTTTTTCACTGGGGTTTGTTTACATTGTGTGAAAGGGCGCACCGGCAGGATTAAGTTCTGTCGTGTTTTATGGAATAATTTACGATAAAACGATTCCCAGacaataaaacacacataGTTCTAGTTTAAAATCgtgaaagttttgttttataacaGTTTGAGCACGTGTCAGCAACCATGAACCACCATCACAGGCCACCGAACtatccaccgccaccagcaacaacaccacgTACAAATCATTTTGTGCCCCGAGGAACCACTTCGCTGCCACCATCCGGAAATGCATCGCCCAACACCGTTGGATTCACGATGCCAAACTTCAGCTTTCCACCACCGGCTATTCCACCACCCATGACGAGACCACCGCCACTACCGACCGTTCCGTACTATCCGCCAGATCGTTCCCGAGAAGAGCCATTCCAGCAGCTCGTCATATCACTCCTCCTCCGCACAGCACCATCCGTACAAACGCCATACACAGCACAAACCGGGTGGACCACAATACTCTTCGTCGCAGGGAAGGCGCTACGAATCATCGTCAAATGCTGGGGCATCCCATTCCGGTGGTTCCTATAAACATCCTTCCTCGCATGCTTCGTATGCTTCTACGGGGAGTTCAAAACCCGCATACTCCCGCCCATCGGCATCGAGATATTCGTCGAGCGGAAGGTCGCATTCCGTACCCACAAGTACGGACCGGTTGGGACGATCCCGCACGGATCGGTCTGCTTCGTGCAGGCGTGATTCGGACAAACCTTCATCCTCCGACCGGAACAGTTCTCGTCATTCACGGTTCAAAGTGGTGAGTACTTCTGCTTTTTCAATGCAAATCAATAAAAGGCTAACCGTTGCATTTCGTATTCTAAGGATACCGAGCGCGCTGAAATCCTCTCTAAATGGTGCCGCAATTATTGCGAAACATCTGAAGACATCGCACGCAAGCTGGCCGAAATGTCAAATGATGAGGATCGCACCGTGTGGGTACGCTCCTCGCCAGCCGAACTGTACTACAAACGCGTATCGGAAAAGGTGGTCGAATCGACGGCCAGACTCGACACACTGTGCACGCTGTTCGAAGGTGAGCTTATCCAGCGTGCGGAACGGATTCGTGCCACTCAGACCCCGTACAATCCACCACCTCGCAAGCGCAAGATGAAGATGTGCCGTCACAGGCATGATAAGTGTTCGTCCTCTTCGGAATCGTCCGACGACGAGATGGAGTTTGAGGACGAGTGCAGTATGGAGGAACTGACGGCAAAGATAAAGCATCCGTTGCGATTGCACGTCGACCTGTGGTACAACGATCCGGGCGAGATGAACGATGGGCCTTTGTGCCGGTGTTCGGCACGCTCGCGACGGACGGGCATCCGGCACGGGAAGTATCCGGGCGAGGAAGGTTTCCCGAAGTGTGTGCCAAACTCGAACAATGCGGATAAGCTGTATCATTATCGGTACGTCTGTGGTTTTACACGCGGAAAAGCCCTTTTTAAAACCGGATCTTGTTTTCTTTCAGCATAACGATCTCTCCGCCAACGAATTTCCTCACCAAAACGCCCACGATCATCAAGCACGATCAGCACGAGTTTTTGTTTGAAGGATTCTCGCTCCTAGCGCACGAACCGATCGGTGAGCTACCGACGTGTAAGGTCATCCGTTTCAACATCGAATACACGATCCTCTACATCGAAGAGCAAATGCCAGAAAACTTCACCATTCGTGAACTAACCCTGTTCGACCGGTATCTCTTCCGTGAGCTGCTGGAACTCGTCGACTTTACCGTACAACCATCCGGGTCGGGCGAAGAAAGCTCTTGCCCATGTTATCACTTCCTGCCACGCTTTGTGCGCGATCTCCCCGATAACGGAAAGGAAGTGCTAGCGATGAGTGAAGTGCTGCGCTATCTGTTGGACAATTCGGGCCCGCTAGTACCACCGGACATGCTGAAAGAGATGATGGACATGAGCCAGAACGAGTGGCAAGACTACGTGGACTACGTGAAGGGAATGGTTGTGACGAATCCGGGCATGAAACCTTGCTCCGTAAGGGTTGATCAGTTGGACCGGAACGTGGGCGACGTACCGGAAGCAACTGCAATCGATGAGCACGGTCTGGTGCATCCCGTAATCGTCCACTTTGGCATACGGCCACCGCAGCTAAGCTACGCAGGAAATCCCGAGTACCAGAAGGCTTGGCGCGAATACATAAAGTTCCGCCACTTGATCGCAAACATGTCGAAACCTTCGTTCGAGGACAAGCGCAAGCTGGAGGCGAAGGAGAACCGCCTGCTGGAGATGCGCATGCAGGGCCGGATGAAGCGAAACATTACGATCGCGGTCAGTGCGAAAGCTTTCCACCGGACGGGCATTATGTGCGACATGGTGCAGCACGCCATGCTGATACCGGTGCTGACCGGCCATCTTCGGTTCCATCGGTCGTTGAACGTGCTCGAACGGTATATTGGGTACACGTTTGCGAACCGGTACACACTTCAGCTCGCACTCACACATCCCTCGTACAAGGAGAACTTCGGGACGAATCCGGATCACGCCCGGAACAGTCTTACGAACTGTGGCATCCGGCAGCCGGAGTACGGTGACCGGAAGATTCACTACATGAACACACGCAAGCGAGGCATTAACACACTCATCAGCATTATGTCCCGGTTCGGGAAGGAGCACGAAACGGACAGTAATATCACGCACAACGAGCGGCTGGAGTTTCTCGGCGATGCGGTGGTCGAGTTCATTACCTCCATTCATCTGTTTCACATGTTCCCCGACCTAGAGGAAGGTGGATTGGCCACCTACCGTGCCGCTATCGTTCAGAATCAACATCTGGCCGTACTGGCGAAGAAGCTGCACCTGGAAGAGTTTATGCTGTACGCGCACGGGTCGGATTTGTGTCACGAGCTGGAACTGCGCCACGCGTTGGCCAACTGTTTCGAAGCGCTAATGGGAGCGTTACTCCTGGATGGAGGCATTGAGGTTGCGGACCGTGTGTTTGCCTACGCTCTCTTCCAGGAGGACGATTCGTTGCGTAAGATTTGGGTAAACTATCCCGCACATCCGCTCCAGGAACAGGAACCGCTCGGCGATCGGAACCACATTGATTCGTTCGAGATGCTCAAAACACTGACACGCTTTGAAGACTCGATTGGAGTGCAGTTCAATCACATCCGGCTGCTAGCGAGAGCGTTCACCGATCGTTCGATCGGCTTCACAAACCTTACGCTCGGCTCCAACCAGCGTCTCGAGTTTCTGGGCGATACGGTGCTGCAGCTGATCTGCTCCGAGTATCTGTATCGCCATTTCCCCGAGCATCACGAGGGACATCTTTCGCTGCTGAGAAGCTCGCTGGTGAACAATCGAACGCAGGCGGTCGTTTGTGACGATCTCGGCATGACGCAGTACGCCGTCTACTCCAACCCGAAAGCTGACCTCAAAACGAAGGATCGAGCCGATTTGCTGGAAGCCTTCCTCGGTGCACTGTACGTCGACAAAGGGCTCGAGTATTGCGAGATGTTCTGTCACGTGTGCTTGTTCCCGCGGCTGCAGGACTTTATCATGAACCAGGACTGGAACGATCCGAAGTCGAAGCTGCAGCAGTGCTGCCTTACGCTGCGCACGATGGACGGCGGCGAACCGGACATTCCCGTGTACAAGGTGATCGAATGTACGGGGCCCGACGAACACGCGCGTTTACTCCGTGGCGGTGTACTTCCGTGGCAAGCGGTTGGCGTGCGCGGACGGGCACAGCATCCAGCAGGCGGAGATGAACGCAGCGAAGCAAGCGTTGGAAAATTCGAAAGATCTTTTCCCTCAGCTCGATCATCAGCGGCGTGTGATTGCGCAAAGTCTCAAGCGTCAGAAGGTACCACGGACGGCCGGTGGCGGCCAGCACGGTGGTCGAGGTACGGGCggttctgctgctggtggaacaGCCGGGGTGGTGAATGGTGAACAGGAAGGAGCCGGCGGAGAGGACGAGCTGGAAGAGGACGACATGAGGCAGAGCGGCTCCGGCGATCAGCAGTCGGAAGGAGCGGCAGCCAAG
It contains:
- the LOC118513770 gene encoding ribonuclease H1 encodes the protein MYLVPRSLFRRLLPTMPYYAVAKGRQVGIFSTWPECQAQVNGFTGARFKKFPTQAEAQSFITANSGLPTSASVLTAGNKQPTANWKGKRSASTSATTGAAKPPASKQAKKTILLEEVPSAPVSKMVKYGEYSFLQDDAGFVHVYTDGSCEGNGTARAVAGLGVYFAEGHALNTSKPVSGRATNNCGEIQAASMAIRLARQQGIRRLVINTDSQFLINSITKWLPGWKKRNWTLASGGPVKNKTDFVELERELSAGDIEIKWNHVDAHCGILGNERADQLARKGSEMYRMERR
- the LOC118513768 gene encoding mitochondrial-processing peptidase subunit alpha, translated to MSLPYNVRALSKRLLLNKCYGTATHWRTFASESSGGRASDPDGTTINVPSKDIVTPLPPLSQPIPDLPPVQYARPGDQKNVTQVTRLSNGLRVASENRFGQFCTVGVVIDSGPRYELAYPSGISHFLEKLAFQSTSEYGERDVIFRELERHGGICDCQSTRDTFVYAASADSRGLESVTRILSEVVLRPKLSEDEVELARQAVQFDLETLGMRPEQEPIVMDMVHAAAYRDNTLGFPKLCPSENVPKITRDTLLSYLGLHHTPERMVLAGVGVPHDELVRLAERYFAQGSATWENEKSKSPHPKGVDTSVAQYTGGSKLEECAIPVYAAVGLPELAHVVIGLKGCSHQDKDFIAACVLNMMMGGGGSFSAGGPGKGMYTRLYTNVLNRYHWMYSATAYNHAYGDTGLFCIHATAPPTHVRSLVEVITRELYTMQARPGDQELRRAKTQLQSMLLMNLEARPVVFEDIGRQVLATGERRRPEHFIQEIEKITAEDVQNVARKMLLSAPALAARGEIKGIPEVKDIHTALANEGRFPGNRRLTLFR
- the LOC118510057 gene encoding LOW QUALITY PROTEIN: ribonuclease 3 (The sequence of the model RefSeq protein was modified relative to this genomic sequence to represent the inferred CDS: deleted 1 base in 1 codon); translated protein: RDHRHYRPFRTIRQIVPEKSHSSSSSYHSSSAQHHPYKRHTQHKPGGPQYSSSQGRRYESSSNAGASHSGGSYKHPSSHASYASTGSSKPAYSRPSASRYSSSGRSHSVPTSTDRLGRSRTDRSASCRRDSDKPSSSDRNSSRHSRFKVDTERAEILSKWCRNYCETSEDIARKLAEMSNDEDRTVWVRSSPAELYYKRVSEKVVESTARLDTLCTLFEGELIQRAERIRATQTPYNPPPRKRKMKMCRHRHDKCSSSSESSDDEMEFEDECSMEELTAKIKHPLRLHVDLWYNDPGEMNDGPLCRCSARSRRTGIRHGKYPGEEGFPKCVPNSNNADKLYHYRITISPPTNFLTKTPTIIKHDQHEFLFEGFSLLAHEPIGELPTCKVIRFNIEYTILYIEEQMPENFTIRELTLFDRYLFRELLELVDFTVQPSGSGEESSCPCYHFLPRFVRDLPDNGKEVLAMSEVLRYLLDNSGPLVPPDMLKEMMDMSQNEWQDYVDYVKGMVVTNPGMKPCSVRVDQLDRNVGDVPEATAIDEHGLVHPVIVHFGIRPPQLSYAGNPEYQKAWREYIKFRHLIANMSKPSFEDKRKLEAKENRLLEMRMQGRMKRNITIAVSAKAFHRTGIMCDMVQHAMLIPVLTGHLRFHRSLNVLERYIGYTFANRYTLQLALTHPSYKENFGTNPDHARNSLTNCGIRQPEYGDRKIHYMNTRKRGINTLISIMSRFGKEHETDSNITHNERLEFLGDAVVEFITSIHLFHMFPDLEEGGLATYRAAIVQNQHLAVLAKKLHLEEFMLYAHGSDLCHELELRHALANCFEALMGALLLDGGIEVADRVFAYALFQEDDSLRKIWVNYPAHPLQEQEPLGDRNHIDSFEMLKTLTRFEDSIGVQFNHIRLLARAFTDRSIGFTNLTLGSNQRLEFLGDTVLQLICSEYLYRHFPEHHEGHLSLLRSSLVNNRTQAVVCDDLGMTQYAVYSNPKADLKTKDRADLLEAFLGALYVDKGLEYCEMFCHVCLFPRLQDFIMNQDWNDPKSKLQQCCLTLRTMDGGEPDIPVYKVIECTGPTNTRVYSVAVYFRGKRLACADGHSIQQAEMNAAKQALENSKDLFPQLDHQRRVIAQSLKRQKVPRTAGGGQHGGRGTGGSAAGGTAGVVNGEQEGAGGEDELEEDDMRQSGSGDQQSEGAAAKRTREEKNASVFLPESARLPKQYQINRRSRSNSESSNSSDSSDSSRDGGRKQLVVDDVVASDISSDTEGSMDFNTTGDNEEMVVDKPVEPVEPAAQKKQMKAAGEATQQPEIKPEPLDECGYSSVSDDEDFGLDDISEGEEQFPADGADDISREVQEEISEPSVENTLLPAEEIKVEQLDPPEEEDAISGATADAAPATTAYVSLLQEYQIKVEGTDELSSDLEAGEIDESMEQ